Proteins from a single region of Argiope bruennichi chromosome 6, qqArgBrue1.1, whole genome shotgun sequence:
- the LOC129971215 gene encoding procathepsin L-like, translated as MSLRVAVLVLLILQAVYAAVPFDPDLEVHWENFKRTFGKTYKGDEEVKRRLVFEESVKEIVRHNLEYDLGVHKYRKGLNQFADLEHDEFVRQMNGFRAVLERSADVFSAPSNVVLPDTVDWRQKGIVTPIKNQQQCGSCWAFSTTGSLEGQHALKTGKLVSLSEQNLVDCSGPEGNMGCEGGLMDQAFEYIKKNGGIDTEQSYPYTAEDGTCHFKKGSVGATCKGYVDIPTGDEKALQQAVATVGPVSVAIDASQFSFQLYSGGIYDEPSCDSQNLDHGVLAVGYGTEDGADYWLVKNSWGTSWGENGYIKMSRNKNNQCGIATQASYPLV; from the exons aTGTCTCTTCGTGTCGCCGTATTGGTGCTCCTTATTTTGCAAGCTGTTTATGCAGCCGTTCCTTTTGATCCTGATCTTGAAGTTCACTGGGAAAATTTCAAG aggACATTCGGTAAAACTTACAAAGGAGATGAAGAAGTGAAAAGACGATTAGTTTTTGAAGAGAGTGTTAAGGAAATCGTCCGACACAACTTAGAATATGATCTTGGAGTTCACAAATACAGAAAAGGACTCAACCAGTTTGCTGATCtg GAACACGATGAGTTTGTAAGACAGATGAACGGATTCCGAGCTGTTCTAGAAAGAAGTGCCGATGTCTTCAGCGCTCCTTCAAATGTTGTGTTGCCAGATACTGTCGACTGGAGGCAGAAGGGAATTGTCACTCCCATCAAGAATCAG CAACAATGCGGATCCTGCTGGGCCTTCTCCACCACCGGCTCCCTGGAGGGACAGCACGCCCTGAAGACTGGAAAGCTCGTGTCCCTCAGCGAGCAGAACCTGGTCGACTGCTCCGGCCCTGAAG GAAACATGGGATGTGAAGGTGGTTTGATGGATCAGGCTTTCGAGTACATCAAGAAGAACGGCGGCATCGACACCGAGCAGTCCTATCCCTACACTGCTGAG GACGGAACCTGCCATTTCAAAAAAGGCAGCGTGGGAGCCACTTGCAAAGGTTACGTGGATATTCCCACTGGGGACGAGAAGGCTCTCCAACAGGCCGTCGCCACCGTTGGCCCCGTTTCTGTCGCCATCGATGCCAGCCAGTTCAGCTTCCAGCTTTATTC gGGCGGAATATATGATGAACCAAGCTGTGACAGCCAAAATCTGGACCACGGTGTGCTAGCTGTTGGTTATGGTACAGAAGATGGCGCTGACTACTGGCTCGTTAAAAACAG TTGGGGAACTTCTTGGGGTGAGAACGGATACATCAAGATGTCCAGGAACAAGAACAACCAATGCGGAATTGCTACTCAAGCCAGTTATCCTTTGGTGTGA
- the LOC129972598 gene encoding uncharacterized protein LOC129972598: MSSHKNTIAHLVTVLILMLGSPIHSGFTDPLNTQNVDHMITSLQTPEILDNTTIAVNKGSRQSIFPGAFPPALASLGSFGSLGGLRTVMMGGMLYGLSLIPAIMLSLSGNGVALGGLLSSMGLSKRTFPETSSAKMPLLTESQTKRLLQMLQSAFKQWNVADEHCKQLFVCQMYRQVSNNGVTPDLELFKEALLHILERGGQRRAGKAAEHLLAEYEHYFAAARMGLKQENCEGHYTKCSLSLYPSNDGFKSERNTALTKKKVQELPKIDSLDNPIRKISN; the protein is encoded by the exons ATGTCAAGTCACAAGAACACCATCGCCCATCTGGTGACTGTCCTCATCTTGATGCTTGGATCACCGATTCACTCCGGCTTCACAGATCCCCTTAACACTCAGAACGTGGATCACATGATCACTTCGCTTCAGACACCGGAAATACTGGATAACACTACCATAGCGGTGAATAAAGGGAGTCGGCAGTCTATCTTCCCTGGGGCTTTTCCGCCAGCCCTTGCTAGCCTGGGCAGTTTCGGTTCTCTGGGCGGCCTGAGGACCGTCATGATGGGCGGCATGCTGTATGGCCTGTCCCTCATTCCGGCCATCATGCTCTCACTAAGCGGGAATGGCGTTGCTCTGGGCGGACTTCTCAGCTCCATGGGACTCAGCAAGAGGACCTTTCCTGAAACCAGCTCTGCCAAGATGCCCCTACTGACCGAATCTCAGACCAAAAGGTTGCTCCAGATGTTGCAGTCAGCTTTCAAACAGTGGAATGTTGCTGACGAACACTGCAAACAGTTATTTGTTTGCCAAATGTACAGACAAGTGTCCAATAATGGAGTGACACCTGATCTGGAGCTGTTCAAGGAAGCTTTGCTTCATATATTAGA ACGGGGCGGACAACGACGGGCTGGAAAAGCCGCAGAGCACCTGTTGGCAGAATATGAGCACTACTTTGCAGCCGCTCGAATGGGTTTGAAACAAGAGAACTGCGAAGGCCATTACACCAAGTGCTCTCTCAGTCTCTACCCTTCCAACGATGGATTCAAAAGTGAAAGGAACACCGCCTTGACAAAGAAGAAGGTACAGGAGTTGCCTAAAATTGACAGTCTGGATAACCCGATCAGAAAAATATCCAACTAA